In Candidatus Eremiobacterota bacterium, a single window of DNA contains:
- the secA gene encoding preprotein translocase subunit SecA: MLQLVKKLFDGNEREVKKLEREVLKINDLEPAIKALSDEELRAKTRELAGLVKEEDSLDEILPEAFAVVREASIRTIGLRHFDVQMIGGMVLHQGRIAEMKTGEGKTLMATLPVYLNALLGKGVHIVTVNDYLAKRDCRWMGPVYYSLGLSVACIQHDSAFLYNPSYENEDESLQSLEPVPRRLAYMADITYGTNNEFGFDYLRDNMVLSIEDCVQRDLHYAIVDEVDSILIDEARTPLIISGRGTESTELYIKFARLVKRLTKQNDYTVDEKAHSVPLTEEGVAKVERELGITNLYDNEHMELAHHINQALRAEELYKKDVEYVAKDGEIVIVDEFTGRLMFGRRFSDGLHQAIEAKEGLKVRSEDQTLASITFQNYFRLYRKLAGMTGTAITEEKEFRDIYTLDVVVIPTHRPMVRADQPDLVYKTEKAKFEAAVEEITRLHEKGQPVLVGTRSIEKSEVLGLMLKRKGIPHQILNAKYHEKEAMIIAQAGRRGAVTIATNMAGRGVDILLGGNPPDAAMAQEIIGLGGLFILGTERHESRRIDNQLRGRSGRQGDPGASRFYVALEDELMRLFGSERISGLMDRLGIEEDVPIEHKWISKAIENAQQKVEMHHFDIRKHVLEYDDVMNKQRETIYNERRRILTGEDLGPTIIGMREGTIDAMVELYAPAHVHPDQWDREALLKSFKDAFPLPFPVKLTDLATSKVEELRELLLKWACDAYEYKEKTLTSDVMRQLERFALLRILDEKWIDHLYSMDILREGIGLRAYGQKDPRIEYINEAFDAFEALKERIQEETIKFLYRVQVQVGPLKETRKARETRINRGEDGGVPVMARRGQKVGRNELCPCGSGKKYKKCCGR, translated from the coding sequence ATGCTGCAACTGGTAAAAAAACTCTTTGACGGAAATGAGCGCGAAGTCAAGAAGCTGGAGCGCGAGGTCCTGAAGATAAACGACCTTGAGCCCGCCATCAAGGCCCTCAGCGATGAGGAGCTCCGGGCGAAGACCAGGGAGCTTGCAGGGCTGGTGAAGGAGGAGGACTCTCTTGACGAGATCCTCCCCGAGGCCTTTGCCGTCGTGCGCGAGGCTTCGATAAGAACCATAGGTCTCAGGCATTTTGACGTGCAGATGATAGGGGGAATGGTGCTCCACCAGGGAAGGATAGCCGAGATGAAGACGGGCGAGGGCAAGACCCTTATGGCGACGCTTCCCGTCTACCTCAACGCGCTCCTGGGCAAAGGCGTCCATATCGTGACGGTCAATGACTACCTGGCCAAGCGCGACTGCCGGTGGATGGGCCCTGTCTATTACTCCCTGGGCCTCTCGGTGGCCTGCATCCAGCATGACTCGGCCTTTCTCTACAACCCGAGCTATGAGAATGAAGACGAGAGCCTTCAGTCGCTTGAGCCTGTCCCCCGCCGCCTCGCGTACATGGCCGATATCACTTACGGCACCAACAACGAGTTCGGCTTTGACTACCTGAGGGACAACATGGTGCTCTCCATAGAGGACTGCGTGCAGCGCGACCTCCACTATGCCATCGTTGACGAGGTGGACTCGATCCTCATCGACGAGGCAAGGACTCCCCTCATCATATCGGGCCGCGGCACCGAGAGCACCGAGCTCTACATAAAATTCGCCCGCCTTGTGAAGCGCCTCACCAAGCAGAATGACTACACCGTCGATGAGAAGGCCCACTCGGTGCCCCTCACCGAGGAGGGCGTGGCCAAGGTCGAGAGGGAGCTCGGCATCACCAACCTTTATGATAACGAGCATATGGAGCTTGCCCACCATATAAACCAGGCCCTCCGTGCCGAGGAGCTCTACAAGAAGGACGTGGAGTACGTTGCCAAGGACGGCGAGATCGTTATCGTGGACGAGTTCACGGGGCGCCTCATGTTCGGCCGGCGCTTCTCCGACGGCCTCCACCAGGCAATCGAGGCCAAGGAAGGCCTCAAGGTCCGATCTGAGGACCAGACCCTCGCCTCCATCACCTTTCAGAATTACTTCAGGCTCTATAGAAAGCTCGCCGGCATGACGGGCACGGCCATTACCGAGGAGAAGGAGTTCAGGGACATCTACACCCTTGACGTCGTCGTGATTCCCACCCACAGGCCCATGGTCCGCGCCGATCAGCCCGACCTGGTCTACAAGACGGAGAAGGCCAAGTTCGAGGCCGCCGTGGAAGAGATAACGCGCCTCCATGAGAAGGGCCAGCCCGTGCTGGTGGGGACCCGGTCCATAGAAAAGTCCGAGGTCCTTGGCCTCATGCTGAAGCGCAAGGGCATCCCCCACCAGATTCTCAATGCCAAATACCACGAGAAGGAGGCCATGATCATCGCCCAGGCGGGCCGCAGGGGCGCCGTCACCATCGCCACGAACATGGCGGGCCGCGGCGTGGATATCCTGCTGGGGGGAAATCCGCCTGACGCCGCGATGGCCCAGGAGATAATAGGCCTCGGGGGGCTCTTTATCCTTGGCACGGAGCGCCACGAGTCGCGGCGCATCGATAATCAGCTCCGGGGGCGCTCGGGACGCCAGGGGGACCCCGGGGCGTCGCGCTTCTACGTGGCCCTTGAAGACGAGCTGATGAGGCTTTTCGGCTCCGAGAGGATCTCAGGCCTCATGGATCGCCTGGGCATCGAGGAGGACGTGCCCATCGAGCACAAGTGGATCTCCAAGGCCATAGAGAACGCCCAGCAGAAGGTGGAGATGCACCACTTCGACATAAGGAAGCATGTCCTTGAGTACGATGACGTGATGAACAAGCAGCGCGAGACCATCTATAACGAGCGGCGGAGGATCCTCACCGGAGAAGACCTGGGACCTACCATCATCGGCATGCGGGAGGGGACAATCGATGCCATGGTGGAGCTTTATGCTCCCGCCCATGTCCATCCCGACCAGTGGGATCGTGAAGCCCTCCTCAAGAGCTTCAAGGATGCCTTCCCTCTCCCCTTCCCGGTAAAGCTCACGGACCTTGCCACCAGCAAGGTCGAGGAGCTCAGGGAGCTTCTGCTGAAGTGGGCCTGCGATGCTTACGAGTACAAGGAGAAAACCCTCACAAGCGACGTGATGCGCCAGCTTGAGCGCTTCGCCCTGCTTCGGATCCTCGATGAGAAGTGGATTGACCACCTCTACTCAATGGATATCCTCCGCGAGGGAATTGGCCTTCGGGCTTACGGGCAGAAAGATCCCCGGATCGAGTACATCAACGAAGCCTTCGATGCCTTTGAGGCCCTCAAGGAGAGGATCCAGGAGGAAACCATAAAGTTTCTCTACCGCGTGCAGGTCCAGGTGGGCCCCCTCAAGGAAACGCGCAAGGCCCGCGAGACGCGTATCAACAGGGGCGAAGACGGAGGGGTCCCGGTGATGGCGAGGCGCGGGCAGAAGGTGGGAAGAAACGAGCTCTGCCCCTGCGGGAGCGGGAAGAAATACAAGAAGTGCTGCGGGAGGTAG
- a CDS encoding carboxypeptidase regulatory-like domain-containing protein, with product MRTVPKAAVMALLFLAIVACASPRAAAAPIIGYIMESAGAEQLGITKDEYKFGKGVEAALVVVEGTKMETRTNIMGWFWFNDLPDGVYNIAAIKEGYYPVTKQVKVEGRSPASVTIVLTAKRQAPSLSGGGGTYESSRVTIPNAVYVAFAAITAPGSSASSKTGIPGPGSNMSTLQYRSAIAAGADPDSLTGFAPPEMHMNPGGAYSFQTPVNYHPNSITVMDPNAPKEMTFVNLASKPYWVAFDNSGSKLFVSTETQYITVIDVPNGNKVLGSVPTGGIVTDIARGPDGNVYVSVSGTNPGVLVISAQTNTALSYYRVRATRIGSDAQPRALVVGADRIYVALATTSAGEVVALNRVGGSVIGACEVGAFPQGICMTPSGQYLFTANYNGCDVSVVETARMAHLGKIRVGVQPMRIVASPRGDRVYVTNYGSNYVSVIDARSGAVVATVNTGKGPMGLGITSSGTRVFVANNLEGTVTVINTEVNSAIQTTTASTVSRPFGIAVRP from the coding sequence ATGAGAACAGTGCCTAAAGCGGCAGTGATGGCATTGCTTTTTCTGGCCATCGTGGCCTGCGCGTCTCCCCGCGCCGCCGCGGCGCCCATCATAGGCTACATCATGGAGTCGGCGGGTGCCGAGCAGTTGGGCATCACGAAAGATGAGTACAAGTTCGGCAAGGGCGTCGAGGCGGCACTTGTCGTCGTGGAAGGCACCAAGATGGAGACCAGGACCAACATCATGGGGTGGTTCTGGTTCAACGACCTCCCCGACGGTGTTTACAATATTGCCGCCATCAAGGAGGGATATTATCCCGTCACCAAGCAGGTGAAGGTCGAGGGCCGCTCTCCCGCGAGCGTCACCATAGTGCTCACGGCAAAGAGGCAGGCGCCCTCCCTCTCGGGGGGCGGGGGCACGTACGAGAGCTCCCGTGTGACGATCCCCAATGCCGTGTACGTGGCTTTTGCAGCCATCACCGCGCCGGGATCAAGCGCGTCGAGCAAGACCGGGATTCCCGGACCCGGGAGCAACATGTCAACCCTTCAATACCGATCTGCCATCGCCGCCGGTGCCGATCCCGACTCCCTTACGGGCTTCGCCCCGCCGGAGATGCATATGAACCCGGGCGGGGCATACAGCTTCCAGACGCCGGTAAACTATCATCCCAACAGCATCACCGTGATGGACCCCAACGCGCCGAAGGAGATGACCTTCGTGAACCTCGCCTCCAAGCCCTACTGGGTGGCCTTTGACAACTCGGGCTCAAAGCTCTTCGTCTCCACCGAAACCCAGTACATCACCGTCATTGATGTGCCCAACGGAAACAAGGTCCTGGGCTCCGTCCCCACGGGCGGCATCGTGACGGACATCGCAAGGGGCCCCGACGGGAACGTCTATGTCTCCGTGTCGGGCACCAACCCCGGCGTGCTGGTCATCTCGGCGCAGACCAACACCGCCCTCAGTTATTACCGCGTGAGGGCAACCCGCATCGGGAGCGATGCCCAGCCCAGGGCCCTTGTCGTGGGAGCTGACCGTATCTACGTGGCCCTTGCCACGACTTCTGCCGGTGAAGTGGTGGCCCTGAACAGGGTGGGAGGGTCCGTCATCGGGGCCTGCGAGGTGGGAGCCTTCCCCCAGGGAATCTGCATGACGCCCAGCGGCCAGTACCTCTTCACGGCCAATTACAATGGCTGCGATGTCTCGGTGGTGGAGACGGCCCGCATGGCCCACCTGGGAAAGATCAGGGTGGGCGTGCAGCCCATGAGGATAGTGGCGTCGCCGCGAGGCGACAGGGTCTATGTCACCAATTACGGATCCAACTATGTCTCTGTCATTGACGCCCGCTCGGGCGCCGTTGTGGCAACCGTCAACACAGGAAAGGGCCCCATGGGCCTCGGGATTACCTCGAGCGGCACCAGGGTCTTCGTGGCAAACAACCTGGAGGGCACCGTGACGGTCATCAATACCGAGGTGAACAGCGCCATCCAGACCACGACAGCCTCGACGGTGAGCAGGCCTTTCGGCATCGCCGTGAGGCCCTGA
- a CDS encoding pre-16S rRNA-processing nuclease YqgF yields MAEVFNEKVSEGPHTMKEAEEVILSLDPGKEKCGLAVVSETLLVKARRVVQTSAILDELEALIKKYGPRKILIGSGTFSKKLRSLIKGSAITLPLEVIDEKHSTEEARRKYFRENPPRGLWRLIPTTLQVPPKAYDDYAAIVLAEKYFGEVKRNENSA; encoded by the coding sequence ATGGCTGAGGTATTCAATGAGAAGGTTTCTGAAGGTCCCCACACCATGAAGGAAGCAGAGGAAGTGATCCTTTCCCTTGATCCCGGCAAGGAAAAGTGCGGCCTTGCCGTCGTGTCGGAGACCCTTCTGGTCAAGGCAAGGAGAGTGGTGCAGACCTCGGCGATTCTCGATGAGCTCGAGGCCCTCATAAAAAAGTACGGGCCCCGGAAGATCCTTATAGGGTCAGGGACCTTCTCGAAGAAGCTCAGGAGCCTTATCAAGGGGAGCGCCATCACCCTTCCGCTGGAGGTCATCGATGAAAAGCACTCCACCGAGGAAGCGAGGAGAAAGTATTTCCGGGAGAATCCTCCCCGGGGACTGTGGAGGCTCATACCGACGACGCTGCAGGTTCCCCCGAAGGCCTATGATGATTACGCGGCCATCGTGCTTGCGGAAAAATATTTCGGCGAGGTGAAGAGAAATGAGAACAGTGCCTAA